GCACCAGTTCACCGCATTTGGCGATAATCGTTTTTCGTTGTCCCCACGCCAGTATAGCAGCAAAGAAACCCATGATTTCACGGTCTTGTCTGCCGGAAAACAGGTGAGGAACAGATATCGGATCATTTTCAATAAATGAAATATTGTTATATCGATCTACTTTCTCATCCAAAAAACTCTTCATACGATTAAATATCATTCCTGTTACTTACTCCACTTTCTTGCACAAATAATTTAGTGCAAAATTACGCCTATTCCTTAAAAAACCTTACATTTGCAATTATTTCTTCAATTACAAAAGAAGAAATAAAACATTGAAATTAATTCCTATTCATGAGAAGTGTACCCTACTCTTTCCAGCCTATACTGAAGAGCAGTCTTCTATTTGTTTTCTGTTTCCTCTTCCATACGGTTTCGGGGCAGATCAGTTACGGAGGTAAACCCCTTCCGCTTCACGCCGGGATGGGGGCAAGATCTATAGAACCGGCCACTGATCTCTTCGTAGAGATGCCGTCATTCGATGTGACGGCAGCATTACGGCAGTCCCAGCAGGATCAGACAAACCTCAAAAGCTTAGAGTTTGCCCACAAATTTTATCCGTTCCTTCGTCCCGACAATTCAGGTATTGGCTTTGTTACCGGCAAAATGAAGGTGTGGCGTGTGGGGATTCGTTCAAAAGGTGCTTACTCATTGAATATTCTTTTTTCAAAATTCAGGTTACCCCCGGGGGCACAATTGTTCGTGTATAACTCCGACCAGTCGGAGATCTTAGGTTCATATACCGAAAAAAACAATACAGAGCTGAACATGCTCCCTGTACAGCCTGTCGGGGGCGATGAATTAATCGTGGAATATCAGGAACCGCTGGATGCGGTATTCAACGGTGAGATTGAGGTAGGTGAAGTAAATCACGATTTTCTGGGGATCTTCTTCAGGGCCACTGAGATGAGAGACCCGCAGCAGGATTGCCATCCCAACCTTATTTGCTATCCGGAGGATATCCAAACCGGAAGCGGCGTAGTGGGACTGATCATCAACGGAACAACCTATTGTACCGGCTCTCTCGTGAATAATACGGCAGAAGATGGTACACCCTACCTGCTGACTGCCACCCACTGCCTGAATAGCAATTACAACCCCAGCTTTCTGGCCAACAGAAGATATGACATCGTTGCCGGCAGTATCGTCGCCTTTTTCAATTACAATTCACCATTGTGTGATATCGATATCCGCGGCCCGTTACAGATGACCATGGCTTCGGCCGATTCGGTACTGATCAGCGAAAGGCATGATATCTCCCTGCTCAGATTGAAAGAGATCCCCCCGGCAGAATACCAGCCTTATTATTTAGGATGGAATGCCGGCTCTTCTCCTTCAGCACCGTTCCACGGCCTGCACCACCCCAACGGAGGGATTAAGAAAGTAGCAATAGACGAAGACCGGCCACGCCTCGGTTCGTTTACTCTTCCCAATAATTACCAGGCTGAACCCAACTCCTTTTGGGAAGTAGGGGCATGGGATATCGGAGCCACCGAAGGGGGATCCTCGGGTTCGCCACTCATCGACAGGGAAAAAAGGGTATTAGGTACGCTTACCGGAGGGGCGTCGATGTGTTCATCACCCAGAGGTCCGGATTCTTATGCATCTCTTTTCAAATTCTGGGACGTACAAGGATCACTCGACAACCCGAACCCGATCAGCCATTATCTTGATCCGGAGGAATCACAAGTTATGCAATTGGGAGGTTTCAACCCCTATTCACAACAACCTTTCACTAAAAGCCACAATTTTAAACCGGAAGACAAGGCTGTAAGTTATCTATTTCAACGGATCCCTCTATTTGCCACTAACAACACTTTTGGATACACCGAATTTGCTGAGCAGTTCTATGCCGGAGACGGAGTAGAGTTGCGGGGAGTGTTTGTCTCATCCCCCCCTGTTAGCAGTATTTCGAGTATGAACATCAGAATAAAGGTTTACTCCGGAGAGAATGGGCCTGAACGGCTCCTTTACGAACAGCCCTACAATTATAGCTACAGATATTTCAATAATACAGACTTTCCGGTCAGCTCCCGCAATATGCTCCACAATATAGAGAATTATATCCGCTTTAATGAACCTGTATCTGTTTCAAGGACATTTTATATTTCCTACTCCGATGCCAACGGGATACCGGCCGGTTTTTCGGCATTTAGTGCAGAAGCCAGAAGGGTCGGTTCCGGGATCGTTTCCACGGCATGGATGAAAAATGCTTCGGGATGGGTAAAATCGTCGGAAAACATTGAGAATCCTATTAATACCACTTTACTGATAGCACCCTATGTTATAGGCAATACCTCCACCTCAGTAGAACCGGAAAAAGAACAATTCAAATTGGTTGTCTACCATTCCAGTGAAGTGAAACGGATATTTATCGAATCAAACTATGATTTGGTCGAATGGGAAATTTTCTATTCATCAGGGATAAAAATCCATCATGAAACCATTGATATCAGTATAAGCAGAGGTTCCTATTCGTCAACTCATCTTCCGAAAGGAGTTTATATAGTACGGGTTAAAACTGTTGATGGGACTGTCTCTGCAAAGAAAGTATTGGTGACCTAATTACTTATCTTCCAATTCCACAGAGATCTCTTCTTCTATTCCGGAAACAGTTTCCGGTTCGTCCGGCAATTTGTTCTCTCCGACTTTTTTCTCAATTTGATCTTTCAGATAAGACGAAATAATATTGCTTCCACCCGATACTTCGGTACGGTTGTAATCCTCTTTTTCGGACTCCGGCTCTTGGACAATGGGTACTACTTTTTTTCCGATAATCAACTGATCTCCGATGCCGATCCGGGAAGAATTCAATCCGTTCCATGATTGAAGCTGTGCCACCTGAATACCGTTTTTCCGTGCGATATCTCCGAGTGTATCACCTTTCCTGACCCGATAATACTGATTGACTGTCTGGGTTTTTCCATCGGGATTGTCAGTAACAGCTTGTGCCAGCTGTTTCTCTGTCGTTGCCTGGGGTGCCACTGCTTTTTTCCCCACGATCAACTGTTTTCCGATATTGAGCCTGTTGGAACTAAGCCCATTCCAGGATTTGAGCAAGGCAACGGTCGTGCCATTCCGTCTGGCAATAGTAGAAAGATTATCTCCTTTTTTTACCCGATAATAGACATTGGTTGTATTTCCCGATACCGATGAAACCGAACCGTCCAGAAAACCGTCGGTATTAGCCCTGTGCGTAAAATACCGCTCCTTATCATAATTAATAATGGTATCGTTTTTATCGATAAATGCATACATCTTTTCCGTAGGCAAAACCAATGCATGTGCTTTAAAATCACCAGGAATAATATTCTTCTTAAACTGAGGGTTCAATCTCTGTAACTCACCCAGAGATATATCCAGTACTCCTGCAATTTGTTCCAGGTGTATCCTCTCGTTCACCTGCACCGTATCGAGCGCAACTGTCAGGGATGAAGAGTGTGCAGGGCAAATATTATGATCTGCATAGTAATGCATAATATAATTGGCTGCGATAAAAGCGGGTACGTACCCTCTGGTTTCTCGCGGTAAACGGTAATAAATCTCCCAGTAATCCCGTTTACCACCACTCCGTGCAATCGCCTTGTTCACATTCCCCGGCCCGCAGTTATAGGCTGCAATTACTAAGTTCCAGTCCCCATAAATCGCATATAGGTCTTTGAGGTAACGTACGGCAGCATCTGTTGATTTATAAGGATCACGCCTTTCATCTACCAGACTGTTTACTTCCAATCCGTAACCTTTACCCGTACGCAGCATAAACTGCCACAACCCCGTAGCCCCGACACGGGACACTGCTACAGGATTGAGCGCTGATTCAATTACAGGAAGATATTTTAGTTCCAACGGAAGTCCGTGTCTGTCCAACGCCTGCTCAAACATAGGGAAGTAATAGTCGCCCAGCGCCAGCATATAGCTCACTTGGTCCCTCTTACGGACAGCATACATCTCTATGTAATTCTTCACCACGCTATTGAAAGAAAGCTCCATCTCCGAGGGTAAATTATAGAGTCTTTTAATATAAACTGAGTCATGAAAGACCACATTCTGTCCCCTTTTACAATCAATCTCCGCATTCGACAGATCAAGTTGCCAGTTACGTAAGAGGTCACTCAGTTTTTCCGTCATACTCTCCGGATAAACGATTGCATTATCCTGAATGGTGTCTGCACTGGCCGATGAAGTTTGCGGTGAATTTTCCGGTAGGCTATTTTGAGCTATAAGTCCCAGCCCGGGCCATAGAGCTACCAATATAAGTAAGATAGTTTTCTGCATACCAATTAAGGATTCATCCCGGGAGGATGAATCATGTTGTTTTAGTGTTAAAAATTAAAACTCAATTGCAACCCGTATGAGGTGCTTCCCAGATTAAGTCCCTTCTCTCCCCTGATTAGAACAGGAGCTACGCGCATTGAGAGATCCGGACTCATATCGAAATCAAACAACTGCGCATCCACGTAAGCATCTATAATAAAAATCAAATAGACTCCCACGGTAGCGATAATACTCAGATCCCTGTAGTAACGATAGTGATCTTTCCTTTGCTGCAATACCCCCGTGAACCACTGTGTATCTACCGTCTCCGGATCTTGTCCGTAAGGCAGCATATCGTGCCAACGGTTGGTTGCGGGGTCATCATCCATAATATCTTGATAGGCTCCCAAATAATCCCTGTAATAACCGTTATTCCAGGTAATGGCATATGTCAATCCGGCATAGGCTCCATAAACAATGGGTAATTTCCAGTATTTACGGTTATAAATCTGTCCTAACCCAGGCAAAATGGCGGAATAGATAACCGCTTTCCGAGGAGAAGGACTGAATGTATGGGAAGGTGCGAAAAACTTATCGGAAGTCATTTCGATAAGTGTGCCTGCTTTTGTGATGACGGAATCCTGCTTACCGGCAACCTCTCCTCCATTTTTGAGATCAACGGAAACGGAGTCGGACACCTGCCGGAGAAGCGAATCTCCTGCCAACACGGGGACACTATCCAGTGGCTGTTCTCGTGAATGACTCTGCGCCTGGACATCCACTGCGCAAAAAAGGATCGACAGACAAGTAAGGATTCCAGCCACATTCATCATCAGCAATTATTTTTGCATTTTATCAAACATGACGATAATACGTTCCAGATCTTCCGGAGAATCGAAAGGGATCGTAATCTTACCCTTGCCACGTTTGTTATAACTGAACTGCACATCGGTCTGGAAATAGGCAGAAAGATGTTGTTTTAACGCATCAAAATCATCTGGCGATTGTTGTCTCGAAGTTGATTTCCCGGTTTTTGGCTTACGGCTACCGACATCTTTTAGTTGCTGGATAGGCGCTCCTTCGTCATAATCTTTCACCATTGACTCCACTTTCCGCACTGACAACCCTTCTTCGAGGATCAGGTTGTAGAGGGAGAGTTGCGCTACCGGATCGTTCATGGTGATCAATGCACGCGCATGCCCCATGTCAATTTTTTTGTTTTTTACTCCCATCTGTACTTCCGCCGGAAGCTTCAACAGGCGCAGGTAATTGGTGACAGTCGCACGCTTCTTACCCACTCTTTCGCTCAACTGTTCCTGTGTCAGGGAAAGGGTATCGATGAGATTCTGGTATGCCAGGGCGATTTCTATAGAGTTGAGAT
This window of the Proteiniphilum saccharofermentans genome carries:
- a CDS encoding trypsin-like serine protease, whose amino-acid sequence is MRSVPYSFQPILKSSLLFVFCFLFHTVSGQISYGGKPLPLHAGMGARSIEPATDLFVEMPSFDVTAALRQSQQDQTNLKSLEFAHKFYPFLRPDNSGIGFVTGKMKVWRVGIRSKGAYSLNILFSKFRLPPGAQLFVYNSDQSEILGSYTEKNNTELNMLPVQPVGGDELIVEYQEPLDAVFNGEIEVGEVNHDFLGIFFRATEMRDPQQDCHPNLICYPEDIQTGSGVVGLIINGTTYCTGSLVNNTAEDGTPYLLTATHCLNSNYNPSFLANRRYDIVAGSIVAFFNYNSPLCDIDIRGPLQMTMASADSVLISERHDISLLRLKEIPPAEYQPYYLGWNAGSSPSAPFHGLHHPNGGIKKVAIDEDRPRLGSFTLPNNYQAEPNSFWEVGAWDIGATEGGSSGSPLIDREKRVLGTLTGGASMCSSPRGPDSYASLFKFWDVQGSLDNPNPISHYLDPEESQVMQLGGFNPYSQQPFTKSHNFKPEDKAVSYLFQRIPLFATNNTFGYTEFAEQFYAGDGVELRGVFVSSPPVSSISSMNIRIKVYSGENGPERLLYEQPYNYSYRYFNNTDFPVSSRNMLHNIENYIRFNEPVSVSRTFYISYSDANGIPAGFSAFSAEARRVGSGIVSTAWMKNASGWVKSSENIENPINTTLLIAPYVIGNTSTSVEPEKEQFKLVVYHSSEVKRIFIESNYDLVEWEIFYSSGIKIHHETIDISISRGSYSSTHLPKGVYIVRVKTVDGTVSAKKVLVT
- a CDS encoding lytic transglycosylase domain-containing protein, whose protein sequence is MQKTILLILVALWPGLGLIAQNSLPENSPQTSSASADTIQDNAIVYPESMTEKLSDLLRNWQLDLSNAEIDCKRGQNVVFHDSVYIKRLYNLPSEMELSFNSVVKNYIEMYAVRKRDQVSYMLALGDYYFPMFEQALDRHGLPLELKYLPVIESALNPVAVSRVGATGLWQFMLRTGKGYGLEVNSLVDERRDPYKSTDAAVRYLKDLYAIYGDWNLVIAAYNCGPGNVNKAIARSGGKRDYWEIYYRLPRETRGYVPAFIAANYIMHYYADHNICPAHSSSLTVALDTVQVNERIHLEQIAGVLDISLGELQRLNPQFKKNIIPGDFKAHALVLPTEKMYAFIDKNDTIINYDKERYFTHRANTDGFLDGSVSSVSGNTTNVYYRVKKGDNLSTIARRNGTTVALLKSWNGLSSNRLNIGKQLIVGKKAVAPQATTEKQLAQAVTDNPDGKTQTVNQYYRVRKGDTLGDIARKNGIQVAQLQSWNGLNSSRIGIGDQLIIGKKVVPIVQEPESEKEDYNRTEVSGGSNIISSYLKDQIEKKVGENKLPDEPETVSGIEEEISVELEDK
- a CDS encoding DUF5683 domain-containing protein yields the protein MMNVAGILTCLSILFCAVDVQAQSHSREQPLDSVPVLAGDSLLRQVSDSVSVDLKNGGEVAGKQDSVITKAGTLIEMTSDKFFAPSHTFSPSPRKAVIYSAILPGLGQIYNRKYWKLPIVYGAYAGLTYAITWNNGYYRDYLGAYQDIMDDDPATNRWHDMLPYGQDPETVDTQWFTGVLQQRKDHYRYYRDLSIIATVGVYLIFIIDAYVDAQLFDFDMSPDLSMRVAPVLIRGEKGLNLGSTSYGLQLSFNF
- a CDS encoding ParB/RepB/Spo0J family partition protein, whose amino-acid sequence is MAKKNALGRGLDALITFNDGETQGSSSISEVELDKIVPNPDQPRRAFDEEGLRELSASIKSIGVIQPVTLRKLDDDTYQIIAGERRYRASQMAGLSSIPAYIKTADNDEMMEMALIENIQREDLNSIEIALAYQNLIDTLSLTQEQLSERVGKKRATVTNYLRLLKLPAEVQMGVKNKKIDMGHARALITMNDPVAQLSLYNLILEEGLSVRKVESMVKDYDEGAPIQQLKDVGSRKPKTGKSTSRQQSPDDFDALKQHLSAYFQTDVQFSYNKRGKGKITIPFDSPEDLERIIVMFDKMQK